The Desulfarculaceae bacterium genome window below encodes:
- a CDS encoding methyltransferase domain-containing protein, whose amino-acid sequence MATLHALSPASSPRPRGAAHWARRWEAARAASPWQRSQATSPQSWRAFYEQVASWWQPLSGHGAEFGQAAASCLAAEGLLWPGASALDVGCGAGSLSLALSEGGARVTALDDSPAMLTRLKASALAQAAPAPSCACADWQEHHALEPYDLVAAAFFPQALSPHGVLRLEAWSAGACALILGSGPDVFPFRSEIIGRLLTPSALGSGGPGHLELASGYLAALGREPRLRPLAWPVSLDLPSEEVTAYFRAYLAIFGLSGPRVERVVAEALEPHTSAGRVRAKGMGRASLLWWPVDDQASLARAAAS is encoded by the coding sequence ATGGCCACCCTGCACGCCCTTTCCCCGGCCTCGTCACCGCGCCCGCGCGGAGCCGCCCACTGGGCCCGGCGCTGGGAGGCGGCCCGCGCCGCCAGCCCCTGGCAGCGCTCCCAGGCGACCAGCCCCCAGAGCTGGCGGGCCTTCTACGAGCAGGTGGCTTCGTGGTGGCAGCCGCTCAGCGGCCATGGCGCGGAGTTCGGCCAAGCGGCTGCTTCCTGTTTGGCCGCCGAGGGCTTGCTCTGGCCCGGGGCCTCGGCCCTGGACGTGGGCTGCGGGGCGGGCTCGTTGTCCCTGGCCCTGTCCGAGGGCGGCGCGCGGGTAACGGCCCTGGACGACTCCCCTGCCATGCTGACCCGCCTCAAGGCCTCGGCCCTGGCCCAGGCCGCCCCGGCCCCCTCCTGCGCCTGCGCCGACTGGCAGGAGCACCACGCCCTGGAGCCCTACGACCTGGTGGCCGCCGCCTTCTTCCCCCAGGCCCTGAGCCCCCACGGCGTGCTGCGCCTGGAGGCCTGGAGCGCCGGGGCCTGCGCCCTGATCCTGGGCAGCGGCCCGGATGTGTTCCCCTTTCGGAGCGAGATCATTGGGCGCCTGCTGACCCCCAGCGCCTTGGGCTCCGGCGGCCCGGGTCATCTGGAGCTGGCCTCGGGCTACCTCGCCGCCCTGGGCCGCGAGCCCCGCCTCCGCCCTCTGGCCTGGCCGGTGTCCCTGGACCTGCCCAGCGAGGAAGTGACCGCCTATTTCCGAGCCTACTTGGCCATCTTCGGCCTGAGCGGCCCCCGGGTGGAGCGGGTGGTGGCCGAGGCCCTGGAGCCTCACACCTCCGCCGGCCGAGTGCGCGCCAAGGGCATGGGCCGCGCCTCCCTGCTGTGGTGGCCGGTGGATGACCAAGCCTCCCTGGCCCGGGCAGCGGCCTCCTAA